The Gemmatimonadota bacterium genome includes a region encoding these proteins:
- the rbfA gene encoding 30S ribosome-binding factor RbfA, with translation MPSYRPESVGKAIQVALSEILHTETRDPGLSEVTITAVTMSRDLRTARVYVSVMSGSRSQTQVLERLMGAMFFLRRALAQRVQLRHVPELVFAWDDSFTQGARIEELLNSLDT, from the coding sequence ATCGGCCGGAAAGTGTGGGAAAAGCCATTCAGGTTGCCCTGAGTGAAATTTTGCATACGGAAACCCGTGACCCCGGTCTGTCCGAAGTCACTATTACAGCTGTCACGATGTCTCGTGACCTGCGCACAGCCAGGGTCTATGTCAGTGTGATGAGCGGCTCCAGATCGCAAACACAGGTGCTCGAGCGCCTGATGGGGGCAATGTTTTTCTTGCGCCGTGCGCTCGCTCAGCGCGTTCAACTGCGACACGTGCCCGAGTTGGTTTTCGCCTGGGATGATTCCTTCACACAGGGCGCGAGAATCGAGGAATTGCTCAATAGTCTCGACACATAG